A stretch of Leptospira terpstrae serovar Hualin str. LT 11-33 = ATCC 700639 DNA encodes these proteins:
- a CDS encoding ATP-binding protein, which translates to MEISLSFFKKIFFLPLLVVFISFSFCKVATSPLPDINSGLLDLSAWEPKQTVINLKGDWEFCWDELIPPESDESVWKKKCHGYFPVPSFWKFYKINGKNLPIFGKGTYRLKLKLPKREINYGLFWTEIMSAFEIFVNARSVVKVGQTGDSFETMKPDLKPGTSYLGNLSDEVTIVVWVSNFNHENHGFWEPLYFGDWKSIERQHLNLIIRDIASSSAIIIIGLYHLIIYLSRFRSKEYLMFGIFCMIMGIRQLNFETHTFYYLFPNLDFDSYIRLLFGVIYMIGVSMVTLYDLLFPKDIPKLITKVLRLVFFSFLLTLFLPVSIFTHYASYLFGSAMIALILYVPLFIRAYFRKREGAGLMLIAYSITAVTLLNDILFNFGLIHTGYLSHLGVLLFIFIQAILLSKKITKALQEEEKLVQKLGETLEEKNRTHTELLNLKEYQKYELELQVKLRTEEYEIAKQLAETANKAKSQFLATMSHEIRTPMNGILGITELLKMTKVSEDQAQYLKMIQDSGQSLLTILNDILDYSKLEAGKIELLESDFSWKILLELAEGIFKHQAEQKQVRFEVSFDPDFIFLAHGDENRIKQVLFNLISNAVKFTESGEIKILLSSKKEEVGNWIQYKVSITDTGIGIPEEKMGSLFQRFTQLDSSISRKYGGTGLGLAISKKLMDVMGGELKVKSNFPNGSCFEIELRLLPNQMSRVLRSVDSVDLSKLPSNTNVLIAEDDPTNLFLLSSFLKKLKIRHDMAKDGREAVTKAQTNEFHLIFMDINMPNLDGIGASEEILKDERIFPKPIIIAVTADAFQDDQDKCIRAGMSSFLPKPFQKREIEQALYEWLIERKTRL; encoded by the coding sequence ATGGAAATTTCGCTTTCTTTTTTTAAAAAAATTTTTTTTTTACCTCTACTTGTAGTTTTTATATCTTTTTCTTTCTGTAAAGTCGCAACCTCTCCCCTCCCCGATATAAATTCCGGATTATTGGATCTTTCCGCATGGGAACCGAAACAAACTGTGATAAATTTGAAAGGAGATTGGGAATTTTGTTGGGATGAATTGATTCCTCCCGAATCGGATGAGTCCGTATGGAAAAAAAAATGCCATGGTTATTTTCCGGTTCCATCTTTTTGGAAATTCTACAAAATAAACGGAAAAAACCTACCGATTTTCGGAAAAGGTACTTACAGACTCAAACTCAAACTTCCAAAACGGGAAATAAACTACGGATTGTTTTGGACTGAAATCATGTCCGCTTTCGAAATTTTCGTTAACGCCCGTTCTGTGGTAAAAGTGGGACAAACGGGAGACAGTTTTGAAACAATGAAGCCTGACCTGAAACCAGGCACGTCCTATCTGGGTAATCTTTCCGATGAAGTAACAATCGTCGTTTGGGTATCCAACTTCAATCATGAAAATCACGGATTTTGGGAACCTCTTTATTTCGGAGATTGGAAATCCATAGAAAGACAGCACCTCAATCTTATTATACGGGACATTGCGAGTTCTTCTGCAATCATCATCATCGGCTTATACCATCTGATTATTTATCTGTCAAGATTCCGTTCCAAAGAATATCTGATGTTCGGTATTTTCTGTATGATTATGGGAATTCGCCAATTGAATTTTGAAACGCATACGTTTTATTATCTATTTCCCAATCTGGATTTTGATTCATATATCCGGCTTTTGTTCGGAGTGATTTATATGATCGGGGTTTCCATGGTAACACTCTACGATCTTTTATTTCCGAAGGACATCCCCAAATTAATCACAAAAGTTCTCAGGTTGGTTTTCTTTAGTTTTTTACTAACTTTGTTTTTGCCGGTTTCCATTTTCACACATTACGCATCGTATCTCTTCGGTTCTGCAATGATTGCACTCATACTGTATGTACCTTTATTCATCAGAGCTTATTTTAGAAAAAGGGAAGGTGCGGGACTTATGCTCATTGCCTACTCCATTACAGCGGTTACCCTACTTAACGATATATTATTCAATTTCGGATTGATTCATACAGGTTATCTCTCCCATTTGGGGGTTTTGTTATTTATCTTCATCCAAGCGATTCTATTATCAAAAAAAATAACAAAGGCATTGCAAGAGGAAGAAAAATTAGTTCAAAAACTCGGTGAAACTTTGGAAGAAAAAAACAGAACCCATACGGAACTCTTGAATCTGAAAGAATACCAAAAATACGAATTGGAATTGCAGGTAAAACTCCGCACGGAAGAATACGAGATCGCCAAACAACTAGCAGAAACCGCGAACAAAGCAAAGTCTCAATTTTTAGCAACAATGAGTCACGAAATCAGAACTCCCATGAATGGAATTTTGGGAATCACGGAACTTTTGAAAATGACAAAGGTTTCGGAGGATCAAGCACAATATCTGAAAATGATTCAGGACAGCGGACAATCTCTTTTGACTATATTGAACGACATTTTGGATTATTCCAAACTGGAAGCGGGAAAAATAGAATTATTAGAATCCGATTTTTCCTGGAAAATTCTGCTCGAACTTGCGGAAGGAATTTTTAAGCACCAAGCGGAACAGAAACAAGTTCGATTTGAAGTCAGCTTTGATCCAGATTTTATATTTTTAGCACATGGCGACGAAAATAGAATCAAACAAGTGTTATTTAATCTAATCTCCAATGCGGTCAAATTTACGGAATCTGGAGAAATCAAAATCCTTCTCTCTTCCAAAAAGGAAGAAGTAGGAAACTGGATTCAATACAAAGTATCGATAACGGATACAGGAATAGGAATCCCGGAAGAGAAAATGGGTTCCTTGTTTCAAAGATTCACACAGTTGGATTCAAGCATTTCCCGTAAGTACGGAGGAACGGGACTCGGTCTCGCCATCTCTAAAAAACTAATGGATGTGATGGGAGGAGAATTGAAAGTTAAAAGCAATTTTCCCAACGGTTCCTGTTTTGAAATTGAACTCAGACTTCTTCCCAACCAAATGTCCAGAGTTTTGCGATCCGTTGATTCGGTGGATCTCTCTAAATTACCGTCTAATACAAATGTGCTGATTGCGGAAGATGATCCTACCAACCTGTTTCTACTTTCCAGTTTTTTGAAAAAATTAAAAATCCGCCATGATATGGCGAAAGACGGCAGGGAAGCGGTAACAAAGGCCCAAACAAACGAATTCCATTTGATTTTTATGGACATCAATATGCCCAATCTGGATGGTATCGGGGCATCGGAAGAGATTTTGAAAGACGAACGGATTTTTCCCAAACCAATCATCATTGCAGTTACTGCGGATGCCTTCCAGGATGATCAAGACAAATGCATTCGCGCAGGAATGTCTTCGTTTTTGCCGAAACCGTTCCAAAAAAGAGAAATAGAACAAGCATTATATGAATGGCTGATTGAGAGAAAAACAAGGCTATAA
- a CDS encoding siderophore-interacting protein, with protein sequence MSETNSFFKRSIKSIFSIFLTQTKVSKIVRLAENFVLIEMAGTKLKEAKWIPGCKVQVDVGNLTYRTYTPISVDKEEGKLSFLCYNRKEGPASTWIHSLKVGDPCEVFGPRESLDFSNLEGDAILFGDETSFGIAKVLQNNVKKKSYTFLELNSAEVGKEVLGHLGLTDHRMMERSLDGSHLQTMAKEMFDLISEIPDPKIFLTGRASSIQQVRAYLKDSGIPTNRLKVRSYWADGKKGLD encoded by the coding sequence ATGTCGGAAACAAATTCATTTTTCAAACGTAGTATCAAATCAATCTTTAGTATTTTTCTCACACAGACCAAAGTTTCCAAAATAGTACGGCTTGCAGAAAATTTCGTTCTTATCGAAATGGCGGGAACTAAATTAAAAGAGGCAAAGTGGATCCCAGGATGTAAGGTGCAAGTCGATGTGGGAAATCTTACCTACCGCACTTACACACCCATTAGTGTGGACAAAGAGGAAGGCAAACTTTCCTTTCTCTGTTACAATCGAAAAGAAGGCCCTGCTTCCACTTGGATCCATTCCTTAAAAGTAGGCGACCCTTGCGAAGTTTTCGGCCCTCGCGAGTCTTTGGATTTTTCGAATCTAGAAGGAGATGCTATCCTATTCGGCGATGAAACTTCCTTTGGAATCGCGAAGGTTCTGCAAAACAATGTGAAAAAGAAATCTTATACCTTCCTCGAATTGAATTCGGCAGAAGTAGGGAAAGAAGTTCTAGGTCATCTGGGACTTACTGATCATAGAATGATGGAACGATCTCTTGATGGATCGCATCTCCAAACAATGGCAAAGGAAATGTTTGATCTGATTTCAGAAATTCCCGACCCAAAGATTTTTCTTACTGGGCGGGCCAGTTCCATCCAACAAGTCAGAGCTTATTTGAAAGATTCTGGAATTCCCACTAACAGGCTAAAGGTTCGCTCTTACTGGGCGGATGGGAAAAAGGGCTTGGACTGA
- a CDS encoding LA_0442/LA_0875 N-terminal domain-containing protein, protein MILSIFFLFVSSVSATNILLRSGGILKGKVMNQDGNQIEILDENGKRVTVPKTNVLKVVYKEHSEQELAAIRKEEERKLILATQGKQSQSQKNQLDTKTAKPIPIKQIVLSPDGDLCEFYASKSEWFWLYGNFPITNQNSWIELLPEDDRPIRISYQSNWLDTTVTILLGSLTSISRKTKIIEICEF, encoded by the coding sequence ATGATACTTTCTATCTTCTTTCTTTTTGTGTCCTCTGTTTCGGCTACGAATATTCTTCTTAGATCGGGAGGAATATTAAAAGGAAAGGTGATGAACCAAGATGGGAATCAAATCGAAATACTTGATGAAAATGGAAAACGTGTCACCGTTCCAAAAACCAATGTATTAAAAGTTGTTTACAAAGAACATTCCGAACAAGAGTTAGCTGCCATTAGAAAAGAAGAAGAACGTAAACTTATTTTAGCTACTCAAGGCAAACAGTCGCAAAGCCAAAAAAACCAATTAGACACAAAAACAGCAAAACCTATTCCAATCAAACAAATTGTTCTATCTCCTGATGGTGATCTTTGTGAATTTTACGCTTCAAAATCAGAATGGTTCTGGTTATATGGAAATTTCCCTATCACAAATCAAAATTCGTGGATTGAATTATTACCAGAAGATGACCGACCCATCAGAATCAGTTATCAATCCAATTGGCTCGACACAACAGTGACAATTCTTCTAGGATCACTTACTAGCATTAGCCGAAAGACAAAGATCATCGAAATCTGTGAATTTTGA
- a CDS encoding Lcl C-terminal domain-containing protein, with protein MIYIVFSTSCSPLYYYLFQSQEPKKESTATRDLFSLLLLSPNSVTYPWATFTDNRDGTISFQGRAGSFGGQSYSESTLSYAKCSSGQTWISSSNSCSPEIPTTLLYCPTNDNACNDAVTFLLNNGTSAAYSYCDGLVLAEKSNWRVATKNELKLTVECSENPVDFPADNAGGCGVNKKYYLNTSIFQLGGNLCSFWSATAANFNSSWFIDFCSGETSASGKGIARHVRCVTDP; from the coding sequence ATGATTTACATTGTATTTTCTACAAGTTGTTCACCGTTGTACTATTATCTATTCCAATCGCAGGAACCAAAAAAAGAATCTACGGCCACTCGTGACCTTTTTAGTTTACTCCTTTTGTCACCAAATTCAGTAACCTATCCATGGGCTACGTTTACAGATAATCGAGATGGTACCATTTCATTCCAAGGAAGGGCAGGAAGTTTTGGTGGACAATCTTATTCGGAATCAACTCTAAGCTATGCGAAATGTAGTTCAGGGCAAACTTGGATCAGTAGTTCCAATTCTTGTTCTCCCGAGATTCCTACAACTTTGTTATATTGTCCTACCAATGATAATGCTTGTAATGATGCAGTGACCTTTCTTCTAAACAATGGGACAAGTGCGGCATATTCCTATTGCGACGGTTTAGTGTTAGCTGAAAAATCGAATTGGCGAGTTGCCACAAAAAATGAGTTAAAATTAACCGTAGAATGTTCTGAAAATCCTGTAGACTTTCCTGCGGACAATGCGGGAGGGTGTGGCGTAAATAAAAAATATTACCTCAATACCTCAATTTTCCAATTGGGTGGCAATCTTTGTTCTTTTTGGTCTGCAACTGCTGCGAACTTTAACTCATCTTGGTTTATCGATTTTTGCTCTGGTGAAACTTCTGCGTCTGGTAAAGGGATTGCTCGACACGTGCGATGTGTGACGGATCCATAA
- a CDS encoding RNA recognition motif domain-containing protein: protein MSVNIYVGNLSYEMTEGKLNELFSAHGAVTSAKIIMDQYSGNSKGFGFIEMKERGDADKAISDLNGKNILNREMKVNIAKPKTNNWN, encoded by the coding sequence ATGTCAGTAAACATATACGTAGGCAACCTTTCTTATGAAATGACGGAAGGAAAGTTAAATGAACTTTTTTCCGCACACGGCGCAGTAACTTCTGCAAAGATCATTATGGACCAGTATTCTGGTAATTCTAAAGGTTTCGGTTTTATCGAAATGAAAGAACGTGGTGATGCAGATAAAGCAATCAGCGATTTGAATGGAAAAAACATTCTAAACCGCGAGATGAAAGTAAACATCGCAAAACCAAAAACAAACAACTGGAACTAG